The following proteins are co-located in the Rippkaea orientalis PCC 8801 genome:
- a CDS encoding DUF4926 domain-containing protein, with protein sequence MTKLYQEVSLNCDFPEYNLKKGDLAILVDTVPHPTRGEEGYVLEIFDAEGESIDVVIVPKSAIVTEKKEVSRLG encoded by the coding sequence ATGACTAAACTCTATCAAGAAGTTTCCTTAAACTGCGATTTTCCAGAATACAATCTCAAAAAAGGAGATTTAGCAATTCTTGTTGATACCGTTCCCCATCCCACTAGAGGAGAAGAAGGTTATGTTTTAGAGATTTTTGATGCTGAAGGAGAATCAATAGATGTAGTTATTGTTCCTAAATCTGCCATTGTGACAGAAAAAAAAGAGGTCAGTAGGTTGGGTTGA
- a CDS encoding DUF6883 domain-containing protein, with protein MQIPPNAIIPQAKLTEYLLKYKTKNDKSQYLSQAGFTQDNPEQLKIAIYELIQTNRGIKDGENEYGIFYKVSGELIGINRRNLSVITIWLQRKIDNQFQFITLKPNKEKTQND; from the coding sequence ATGCAAATTCCACCTAATGCAATTATCCCTCAAGCCAAACTAACTGAATATTTATTAAAATACAAAACAAAGAACGATAAATCTCAATATCTATCTCAAGCAGGATTTACTCAAGATAATCCAGAACAATTAAAAATAGCTATTTATGAGTTAATTCAAACCAACAGAGGTATCAAAGACGGAGAAAATGAGTACGGTATTTTCTATAAAGTTTCAGGAGAGTTAATCGGTATTAATCGACGAAATTTATCAGTAATTACAATTTGGTTACAGCGCAAAATTGACAATCAGTTTCAATTTATTACCCTTAAACCTAACAAGGAGAAAACACAAAATGACTAA
- the crtB gene encoding 15-cis-phytoene synthase CrtB, which translates to MLQLPKPPQPQKNLTSVDEAYELCRQITAKYSKTFYLGTALMPPEKRQAIWAIYVWCRRTDELVDGPQAQFTTLETLQEWEDHLEMVFSGHPLDDLDVALVDTLERFPIKIDPFRDMIAGQRMDLYRSRYETFEELKLYCYRVAGTVGLMSNAVIGVDGDGSRVPWRSHRDHYIPEEEAIALGIANQLTNILRDVGEDAQRGRIYLPLEDLERFNYSQEDLFKGVIDDRWRELMRFQIERARHYYRESERGICHLCRDSRWPVWSALMLYQGILDVIEANNYDVFKKRAFVPTAKKMLYLPVAWLRAQVL; encoded by the coding sequence ATGCTGCAACTGCCTAAACCACCCCAACCCCAAAAAAACCTCACCTCTGTTGATGAGGCCTACGAACTCTGTCGCCAAATTACAGCGAAGTATTCCAAAACCTTCTATTTGGGAACTGCGCTGATGCCCCCCGAAAAGCGTCAAGCGATCTGGGCTATCTATGTTTGGTGTCGTCGGACGGATGAATTAGTCGATGGGCCGCAAGCCCAATTTACGACCCTCGAAACCCTGCAAGAATGGGAAGATCACCTAGAAATGGTCTTTTCTGGTCATCCCCTCGATGATCTCGATGTCGCTTTAGTCGATACCCTAGAACGTTTTCCTATCAAAATTGACCCGTTTCGGGACATGATCGCTGGACAGAGGATGGATCTCTATCGCAGTCGCTATGAAACCTTTGAGGAACTGAAACTCTACTGTTACCGTGTGGCTGGAACCGTAGGGTTAATGTCCAATGCGGTGATCGGGGTTGATGGAGATGGATCACGAGTTCCTTGGAGAAGTCATCGAGACCATTATATCCCCGAAGAAGAAGCGATCGCTTTGGGTATTGCCAACCAATTAACCAATATTCTGCGGGATGTGGGGGAAGATGCCCAACGCGGACGGATTTATTTGCCTTTAGAAGATTTAGAACGCTTTAATTATAGCCAAGAAGACTTGTTTAAGGGGGTTATTGATGACCGTTGGCGTGAGTTGATGCGTTTTCAGATTGAACGAGCTCGTCACTATTATCGGGAGTCTGAACGGGGTATTTGTCATCTTTGTCGAGATTCTCGTTGGCCGGTTTGGTCGGCTTTGATGCTTTATCAGGGGATTTTGGATGTCATCGAAGCGAATAATTATGATGTGTTTAAAAAACGCGCTTTTGTTCCCACTGCCAAGAAAATGCTCTATCTTCCGGTAGCTTGGTTGCGGGCTCAGGTTCTTTAA
- the pds gene encoding 15-cis-phytoene desaturase — MRVAIAGAGLAGLSCGKYLVDAGHTPIILERRDVLGGKVAAWKDEDGDWYETGLHIFFGAYPNMLQLFKELGIEDRLQWKEHSMIFNQPDNPGTYSRFDFPDIPAPINGIVAILGNNDMLTWEEKIKFGLGLIPAIVRGQSYVEEMDRYSWSEWLKKQNIPARVEKEVFIAMSKALNFINPDEISATILLTALNRFLQEKNGSKMAFLDGSPTERLCQPLVDYITERGGEVRLNAPLKEILLNDDNTVKGFLLRGLDGKPDEVFEADLYLSAMPVDPLKVLLPQPWKELGFAKQLEGLEGVPVINLHLWFDRKLTDIDHLLFSRSDLLSVYADMSNTCKEYANPDRSMLELVLAPAQDWISQSDEAIIAATMAELEKLFPQHFKTENPAKLLKYHVVKTPRSVYKATPGRQAYRPDQRTPVSNFYLAGDYTMQQYLGSMEGAVLSGKLAARAIAEDYPPNTVIPGSQAQKEASLV; from the coding sequence ATGCGAGTTGCGATCGCCGGAGCCGGACTAGCTGGACTATCTTGTGGAAAATACCTCGTAGATGCGGGACACACCCCCATTATCCTAGAACGTCGAGACGTATTAGGGGGCAAAGTGGCCGCCTGGAAAGATGAAGACGGAGACTGGTACGAAACAGGACTTCATATCTTTTTTGGGGCCTACCCCAATATGCTGCAATTATTCAAAGAATTAGGCATTGAAGATCGCCTACAGTGGAAAGAACATTCCATGATCTTCAACCAACCCGACAACCCTGGAACCTATTCTCGCTTTGACTTTCCCGATATTCCCGCCCCCATCAACGGAATTGTCGCTATTCTGGGCAATAACGATATGCTCACCTGGGAAGAAAAAATCAAATTCGGGTTAGGGTTAATTCCCGCGATAGTACGAGGACAAAGCTACGTCGAAGAGATGGATCGCTATTCTTGGTCTGAATGGCTCAAAAAACAGAATATTCCTGCCAGAGTTGAGAAAGAAGTCTTTATTGCTATGTCCAAAGCGTTAAACTTCATCAACCCTGACGAAATCTCCGCTACTATCCTCTTAACTGCCCTAAACCGTTTTTTACAGGAGAAAAACGGCTCAAAAATGGCCTTTCTCGATGGTTCTCCTACCGAAAGACTCTGCCAACCCCTAGTAGACTACATTACCGAACGAGGAGGGGAAGTCAGATTAAATGCTCCCTTAAAAGAAATTCTCCTCAACGACGATAACACCGTCAAAGGATTTTTATTACGCGGACTTGATGGGAAACCCGATGAAGTCTTTGAAGCGGACTTATATCTGTCTGCTATGCCCGTTGACCCCCTTAAGGTATTATTACCTCAACCCTGGAAAGAACTAGGCTTCGCTAAGCAATTAGAGGGCTTAGAAGGGGTTCCTGTGATTAACCTACACCTCTGGTTTGATCGCAAACTAACCGACATCGATCACCTGCTGTTTTCCCGTTCCGACCTCCTCAGCGTCTACGCGGATATGAGCAACACCTGCAAGGAATACGCCAACCCCGATCGCTCCATGTTAGAGTTAGTTCTAGCCCCGGCCCAAGACTGGATCAGCCAGTCCGATGAAGCCATTATCGCGGCAACCATGGCAGAACTAGAGAAACTCTTCCCACAACACTTTAAAACCGAAAATCCAGCTAAATTACTCAAATACCACGTCGTAAAAACGCCCCGTTCGGTTTATAAAGCTACCCCAGGACGGCAGGCCTACCGACCCGATCAACGCACTCCCGTCTCCAATTTTTACCTCGCGGGAGACTATACCATGCAGCAATACCTCGGCAGCATGGAAGGGGCGGTACTCTCAGGGAAATTGGCCGCAAGAGCGATCGCTGAAGATTATCCCCCCAATACGGTCATCCCAGGATCTCAGGCGCAAAAAGAAGCGTCTTTAGTTTAA